The following are from one region of the Silene latifolia isolate original U9 population chromosome 9, ASM4854445v1, whole genome shotgun sequence genome:
- the LOC141601103 gene encoding uncharacterized protein LOC141601103, whose protein sequence is MTLYDGTTDPLDHVNQYKQKMMVITAIGPLKEACVCKGFRSTLSRAALQWFVGMPNKSISNFADLVNAFNHQFASSRKPKKQTNDIYRIVQGFEESTRDYLNRFNKEKVAIPRCDIATVIQAFHRGLHQDLELYKDLNMRPCTTFEEELGRRVRWPKPPAEGYSSSRKDTGKKCEFHGSNIHDTDECHSLRKEVKYHYEQGNLDHLLLRGTTRVNSTDQVPPSPPPQCTRTVNVITSGSDLCGLTYSAAKRRATETKGDKPEHFCKISRQNLPSVTFDETDAKSDPEQHHDALIITFPIGNCEVRKILVDTESSINLIMLETLKGMGFSEKDLAKKAVPLVGFSGETKHSLGEIVIPTYAGGVNKQVRYLVIDGPSTYNVILSRPWIHEMKAIPSTYH, encoded by the exons ATGACACTCTACgacggaaccacagatccacttgATCACGTCAACcaatacaagcagaaaatgatggtgataaccgcgATAGGGCCCTTGAAGGAAGCTTGTGTGTGCAAAGGATTCAGATCAACCTTGTCTAGAGCAGCCCTGCAGTGGTTCGTCGGCATGCCCAACAAAAGTATATCCAACTTCGCCGACCTAGTTAATGCATTCAACCACCAGTTCGCCAGCAGCAGAAAGCCAAAGAAGCAGACCAACGACATCTATCGGATAGTGCAAGGGTTTGAGGAATCTACCCGTGATTACTTGAAcaggttcaacaaggagaaggtggcaATTCCGAGGTGCGATATAGCAACCGTTATACAAGCCTTCCACCGAGGACTGCACCAGGATTTAGAGCTATACAAGGACCTGAACATGCGTCCATGCACTACCTTTGAGGAG GAGCTGGGTCGCAGAGTCAGATGGCCCAAACCCCCGGCTGAAGGATACTCCAGCAGCAGAAAGGACACTGGGAAAAAGTGTGAGTTCCATGGCAGCAACATCCACGACACAGATGAATGTCATTCTCTCAGGAAGGAAGTCAAGTATCATTATGAACAAGGAAACCTGGATCACCTCCTACTCAGAGGCACAACCAGAGTGAACTCTACAGATCAGGTTCCGCCATCTCCCCCTCCTCAGTGCACTAGAACTGTAAATGTTATTACAAGTGGTTCGGACTTATGCGGATTGACGTACTCAGCAGCAAAGAGGCGTGCTACGGAAACAAAGGGAGATAAGCCAGAGCATTTCTGCAAGATCAGTCGTCAGAACCTTCCATCAGTCACCTTTGACGAAACAGATGCTAAGTCTGATCCAGAACAGCACCACGATGCTCTAATCATCACATTCCCCATAGGAAATTGCGAGGTGAGAAAGATCCTGGTGGATACCGAAAGCTCCATCAATTTAATCATGCTAGAGACGCTCAAAGGAATGGGATTCAGTGAAAAGGATCTAGCAAAGAAGGCGGTCCCGTTGGTTGGTTTCAGTGGTGAAACAAAGCATTCCCTAGGAGAGATCGTCATCCCAACTTATGCCGGAGGAGTTAACAAGCAGGTAAGGTATCTGGTTATTGATGGACCCTCCACTTACAATGTGATCCTTagcaggccctggatccacgagaTGAAGGCAATACCCTCGACGTACCACTAG